The Podarcis raffonei isolate rPodRaf1 chromosome 2, rPodRaf1.pri, whole genome shotgun sequence genome window below encodes:
- the PRRT3 gene encoding proline-rich transmembrane protein 3, which translates to MASVGLFLAWSLLLPAVQQASRLPTPNNPTWGPSLSSAPRLPPLNGPSQERLPSITPTRSDPFAHEISSGDGEPGSEIWDRANPTTHPGTPIPRVPFDFPPVTRSGLGTPARASEVSSAPHLTVQGLPQTGGFTLSTVGLSSVQTEPEVTTGHAPVEISPEQGINGTSLSVPGAASVATPGMASLPTSSGVEASDLPASQDETSRHQAVLKDISMATTLGPKPTVSTIPLVTLPADGSHVKWMATERTGPRGDSAVGQLGSGGPQQELVGPNQTTVKYMASYRSTQTYGGPQGREELSTTPFRPTQAAGYTQRPLGPGRDTVASVSRAGTAIPLDGTLASASPPQPASEVFPSPSTSSPAGDMAGTPQGPVTHQGSTHWSLIVHTTQQTGLWEVARTEKTHSLGGSATPGILGAIDINPQRVRGAVMPKVPVTYVGSSTPGQDTPVVRTSPETKHPDAAGTRPAKRSSSATTTTSARLLDTPRRGLIRVTTQRVVLHRQLARPQPSLPTVRTASSPPCPSPGSACSQLLPNQTLIRWGDLERTLSFAWALHIYGSSVLFLLLSLLSLACLGGSLALRVAHFPHVAAASALLLVFGLLRTTFFLADPYGARGRLPATAVRVLYTAPFPMLLTTFAVLLLRLFRQARLEVLPPKWQSLPLWAALGSVQSTALLAADLFSPPLHPAVPVGLHTLSCALGICLLPFTAFVYWLLRRSVAEMAEGTPEPGVWSGAWLLLASSGLALPCCGLQFYGVLWFSGLLGQVDLFSWGWWFVQFWFRIVELVLSFALVALAWQALCWRYGSAEHSCWAKLLRYFCAYRKAEVPEYPNNCYDWAGGILEKVPNNDISKNLIRNPPVGGSGRLWALKDSNELRAAGVQGSSPSPARTVYSPKCPNAAAAMMGRSYTSICFERDSVLSLAELEFRPPSPINLSRSIDEALFREHLVRDSIFLRSSLHFPSRLARQDSCSSLRGDCSTLSHTAQPLLLRPRRSSDPDCLYSLARASSMGELTTQSRGLASEPPTDTSFDSFSRTSFSRASLKFSWNPWRHGLSSPESLPPEELPNQAQLLPDELPPAPSSSAPNSEREARKSFLALSKQVDSRSLSSDTIEL; encoded by the exons ATGGCCTCCGTGGGACTCTTCCTGGCCTGGAGCCTGCTGCTGCCGGCTGTACAACAGGCATcccgcctccccaccccaaacaacCCCACCTGGGGCCCTTCCTTGAGCTCTGCCCCACGGCTGCCTCCACTGAATGGACCCTCCCAAGAGCGTCTCCCAAGCATAACGCCAACCCGTTCAGACCCCTTTGCCCACGAGATCTCCAGTGGCGATGGGGAGCCGGGCAGTGAGATTTGGGACAGAGCGAATCCCACAACGCATCCTGGGACTCCAATACCCCGGGTGCCCTTTGACTTCCCTCCAGTGACCCGTTCTGGCTTGGGGACACCTGCTAGGGCTTCTGAAGTAAGCTCGGCTCCCCACCTCACCGTGCAGGGTCTTCCTCAGACGGGGGGCTTCACTCTGTCAACAGTGGGGCTTTCTAGCGTTCAAACAGAACCTGaggtgaccactggccatgcaccTGTGGAAATAAGCCCAGAGCAGGGAATTAATGGGACTTCTCTCTCAGTCCCTGGTGCTGCAAGCGTGGCCACTCCTGGGATGGCCTCCCTTCCAACCTCATCCGGGGTTGAGGCCTCGGATTTACCTGCCTCCCAGGACGAGACCAGCCGCCACCAGGCGGTGCTCAAAGATATCTCCATGGCAACCACACTAGGCCCCAAGCCTACTGTGTCCACCATCCCCTTGGTGACATTACCTGCCGACGGGTCCCACGTAAAGTGGATGGCGACCGAACGCACCGGCCCGAGGGGCGATAGCGCCGTGGGGCAGCTGGGAAGCGGGGGTCCGCAGCAGGAGCTGGTGGGCCCAAACCAGACCACCGTCAAATACATGGCTTCCTACAGGAGCACACAGACTTATGGGGGCCCACAGGGACGGGAGGAGCTCTCCACCACTCCTTTTAGACCCACACAGGCGGCTGGATACACCCAGAGGCCGCTTGGGCCGGGGAGGGACACGGTTGCTTCTGTCTCCCGGGCTGGGACAGCCATCCCACTGGATGGGACCCTGGCCTCCGCAAGCCCCCCTCAGCCAGCCTCAGAGGTCTTCCCAAGCCCTTCCACCTCTTCACCGGCAGGGGACATGGCAGGGACCCCCCAGGGGCCAGTTACACACCAAGGAAGCACCCATTGGAGCCTGATTGTCCACACAACACAGCAGACAGGACTTTGGGAAGTGGCCAGAACGGAAAAGACTCACTCTCTTGGTGGGTCAGCGACTCCAG GGATTTTGGGAGCGATTGATATTAACCCCCAACGAGTCCGGGGAGCTGTGATGCCCAAGGTCCCTGTCACATACGTTGGGTCCTCTACTCCTGGACAGGACACCCCTGTGGTGAGGACCAGCCCAGAAACCAAGCACCCAG ACGCAGCTGGGACCCGTCCCGCTAAGCGGAGCAGCAGCGCAACCACCACCACGTCTGCCCGCCTCCTGGACACCCCCCGCCGTGGCCTGATCCGGGTCACCACCCAGAGAGTCGTGCTGCACCGCCAGCTGGCCCGCCCCCAGCCCAGCCTGCCCACTGTCCGCACTGCCTCCAGCCCTCCTTGCCCCAGCCCTGGCAGCGCCTGCAGCCAGCTGCTGCCTAACCAGACCTTGATCCGCTGGGGGGACCTCGAGCGCACCCTGAGCTTTGCCTGGGCGCTGCACATCTACGGCTCCAGCGTGCTCTTCCTGCTGCTGAGCCTGCTGAGTCTGGCCTGCCTGGGGGGCTCCCTCGCCTTGCGCGTGGCTCACTTCCCGCACGTCGCGGCTGCCAGCGCCTTGCTGCTGGTCTTCGGGCTGCTGCGCACCACCTTCTTCCTGGCTGACCCGTACGGCGCGAGGGGCCGCCTCCCGGCCACCGCGGTGAGGGTCCTCTACACGGCACCCTTCCCCATGCTGCTCACAACCTTTGCTGTGctcctcctccgcctcttccGCCAGGCCCGCCTGGAAGTCCTGCCGCCCAAGTGGCAGAGCCTGCCGCTCTGGGCTGCGCTGGGGTCCGTGCAGAGCACCGCCCTACTGGCCGCCGACTTGTTCTCCCCTCCGTTGCACCCGGCCGTGCCGGTGGGGCTGCACACCCTGTCCTGCGCCCTTGGCATCTGCCTCCTGCCCTTCACGGCCTTCGTTTACTGGCTGCTGCGGCGCAGCGTGGCCGAGATGGCCGAGGGCACCCCGGAGCCGGGCGTCTGGAGCGGGGCGTGGCTGCTGCTGGCAAGCAGCGGGCTGGCCCTGCCGTGCTGCGGGCTGCAGTTCTACGGGGTGCTGTGGTTCTCGGGCCTTCTGGGCCAGGTGGACCTCTTCAGCTGGGGCTGGTGGTTCGTGCAGTTCTGGTTCCGGATCGTGGAGCTGGTGCTCTCCTTCGCCCTCGTCGCGCTCGCCTGGCAGGCCCTCTGCTGGCGCTACGGCTCAGCCGAGCACTCCTGCTGGGCCAAGCTCCTACGCTACTTCTGCGCCTACCGCAAGGCCGAGGTGCCCGAGTACCCCAACAACTGCTACGACTGGGCCGGAGGCATCCTGGAAAAGGTCCCCAACAACGACATCAGCAAGAACCTGATCCGGAACCCTCCCGTGGGTGGCAGCGGGCGCCTCTGGGCACTCAAGGACAGCAATGAGCTGCGGGCAGCGGGCGTCCAGGGCTCCAGTCCGTCACCCGCACGCACTGTCTACAGCCCCAAGTGCCCCAACGCCGCCGCGGCCATGATGGGCCGCTCCTACACCAGCATCTGCTTTGAGCGGGATTCGGTCCTCTCCCTGGCAGAGCTGGAGTTCCGGCCCCCGTCGCCCATCAACCTGAGCCGCAGCATCGACGAGGCACTTTTCCGCGAGCACCTGGTGCGAGACTCCATCTTCCTTCGCTCCAGCCTCCACTTCCCTTCGCGCCTGGCCCGCCAGGACTCCTGCTCTTCCCTGCGCGGCGACTGCTCCACGCTCTCCCACACCGCCCAGCCCCTGCTGTTGCGTCCGCGCCGCAGCAGCGACCCCGACTGCCTCTACAGCTTGGCCCGTGCCAGCTCCATGGGCGAGCTCACCACTCAGAGCCGAGGCCTGGCCAGCGAACCCCCGACGGACACCTCCTTCGACAGCTTCTCCCGCACCTCCTTCTCCCGGGCCTCCCTCAAGTTCAGCTGGAACCCCTGGCGCCACGGCCTGTCCTCGCCAGAAAGCCTGCCCCCTGAGGAGCTGCCCAACCAGGCCCAGCTGCTGCCAGACGAACTGCCCCCGGCCCCTTCCAGCAGCGCCCCAAACTCAGAGCGCGAGGCCCGGAAGAGCTTCCTGGCCCTCAGCAAGCAGGTGGATTCTCGCAGCCTCTCCAGCGACACCATTGAACTGTGA